Genomic segment of Myxococcus stipitatus:
GAGGAGCTCGTTCTGCTCCGGGGTGATGTAGATGGTGGTGCTGATCTTCTTTCGGGCCATGGCGATATGTGAAAATATATGGAATGACGTGGCGCGCGAAAGCATCTCGTGCGCACACGACGGCGGCGACGCTCCGGCGTCCCGGGAGCACCGAATGACCGGAAGCAAACGCTGGATTTCCCTCGGGTGGGTGGCCTCGGGACTGCTTGCGGGGTGCGCTGGCAGCAAGGCCTCCCAGCCCGCACCCAGCACCCCGGGTGACTCCACACCCTCCCTCTCCAAGGCCATCCGTCCGGAGCCCCAGCAAGGCGAACACGTCACGCCGCAGGACGTGAACGGCGACGGAAAGCCGGATGTGTGGACGTACACGCTCGCGGACCGCGGCCCGAATGGCGAGGAGCGGCTGCGCAAGGTGCGCCAGGAGCTGGACCTGAACTGGGACGGCCGCGCGGACCTGGCCCGTTACTTCGACGAGACGGGCGCGCTGATGCGCGAGGTGATGGACCTGGACTTCGACGGCAAGGTGGACGCCACCTATCTCTACGAGAAGGGGGCCAACACTCGCCGGGAGCGCGACTTCGACGGCGACGGTCGCGCGGACAGCATCGCCTACTACGAGCGCGGCACGCTGGTGCGCAAGGAGAGCGACACCAACAGCGACGGCCGTGTCGACTACTGGGAGTACTGGGAAGGCGGTCAGGTGGACCGCATCGGCGAGGACCTGGACGGCGACGGCAGCGTCGACAAGTGGACTCGCAACCCCAACAACGCGGCCCGCGACTGAGCGGCGAGCCGCGCCTTCACACCCCGGCGCCTACGGCTTGCTGGTGCCGGTGCGGCCGTAGGAGTCCTCCAGGCGCACCACGTCGTCCAGCTCGGGGGTGCTGACCTCGAGGATGTCGCAGTCGGTGATAGCCACCATGCGGTGCTTGGTGAGGGGCTTGATGTGGTAGCTCTCGCCCGGGTTCATCTCCCGCTCGATGAGCCCCTGTCCCTCGTCGACGACGAAGAGCAGCCTGCCGCTCTGGACGTGAATCGTCTCGTCCTTCTGGTTGTGGTACTGCAGGCTGAGCTTGTGGCCCTGCTTCACGTGCAGCAGCTTGCCCACATAGCGCTCGGTGTGGGCCCAGATGAGCTCATGGCCCCAGGGCTTCTCCACCCGCCTCGTCGTCGTCATGGTGCTTCCTGTCTTCCTCGCCCGAGTCTCAGTTCGTGCCGGCCACGAACGCGTCGAGCTGGGTCTCTCGCTTGAAGTCTGACAGATACCGCGCCGCCGCGTCCTTCGAGGCGAACGTTCCCATGCGGACTCGGTACCAGGTGCCCTTCCCCACGACCTCCGCGGAGACGATATAGGGGGCATAGCCCCTATCACGCAACCGGGCCACGAAGCGGTCTGCCTCCTGCTTGTCTTGGAAGGCCGACAGCTGAAGCGTGAAGGCCCCACCCTTCACCGCCGAGTCCGGTGGCTGCGCGGTGGCACGGGCGATGGCCTCCTTCAGCCCCCCACCCTCCTTCTGCGTGGTGCGCGTCGGCACGGGCGCTGCCTCCACCTTGCCCGACACGGCCGCGGGCTTCACGGCGACGGCTGTCGGCTTCTCGGTAGCGGCCGGCTTCTCCGGCGCGGGCGCGGGCTTCTCGGCGGCGGGCTTGGGGGCGGCGGCGACAGGCTCCTCCGTGGGCTCCTCGGGAGGGAGCTCGCCCGTGTCCGGGTCCGGCGTCGGCGCCAGCGCGGCGGTCTTCACCGGCTCGGGCGGCTTGGGCGCGGGCTTCTCCGCCGCGGGCTTCACGGTGGCGGGCTTGGGCGCCGCGACGGGCTCGGCGGCGGCCTTGCGCGTGAGCTCGTCCTGGAAGGTGAGGTGCGGCTCCTTCTGCACGGCCTGGAGCGCCTGCGCGTTGGCATCCAGCGCGGAGAGCAGGTCCGGGGCGCTGGCCGTCTGCGCATCGCCGGCGAGCTTCTTCCCCACGACGACGCCCAGCACGAACACGGCGCCGAGCACGACGATGCCGGCAATCAACAGGCTGACAATCTGACGGTTGTCGAGAGAGACGTCGAACTTCTCTTTCATCCGGTGGGCGTCTCGCATGACTCAGGGTTCCTCGTGCGCGGACGACACGGCCACACGAGTCCGTGTTGCGGCCTGTAGCGTCGGCGTCGAGGCAAAGTACGCCCCACCCCCCAACGGGTCAAATTCACGGAAACACGCTCGCGAAGGTCGCTACGACACGAGGGATGTGGAGGTCTCCGTGCGTGGCGCGGAGGCGAGCGCCACGGTGGGAAGCACCGCACCCACGGGCTCCTGCCGAGGCGCCGGAGCATTGAGCCGCGCGCGCAGCTCCTTCCCCGCGGAGAACGTCAGCGTCCGACGCTCGGGCACGGAGACGGGCTGACCTGTCTTGGGGTTGCGCCCCGTCCTCGCGCGACGGGTGCGCAGCGAGAAGACGCCGAAGCCGCGCAGTTCGATTCGCTTTCCGGCGACGAGCGCCTCCGCCATGCCATCGAAGACGGCGTGGACGATGGCTTCCAACTCCCGGCGCGGCACATGGGGTGCCCGCTCCGCGATGCGCTCGATGAGCTCACTCCTCGTCATGGCACACCCCCGTCAAGGGAACGGGAGACTCTACAGAAGGCATGCCCGTGAGGACAAACCGCCCTCGGAGGCAGGGCGTCTCGCGGGCTCAGCGCAGGCGCAGGTCGACGGGGCCTTCGACTTCGACCTCGGAGCCGTCCTTGCCCTTGAGGATGACCTCGGAGCCATCCGGCACGAGCAGGCGCACGGTGCGGCCCAGGGGCACTTCGCGCCCTTCCAGGAGCACGGCGGTGGCCAGGTCGTCCGTCTCCGCGACCGCGAAGCCGTCATCGACCACGGCGACGAGGCCCCCTTCCCCCAGTTCTCCCGCGTGGATGAAGGGGACCTTGGGGCGGAATGGCGGCGCGGGCAGCGGCTGGTGCGGCCCCTCGTGCTGGGTATCCGAGCCCAGCTTCTGCAGGCCGTTGGGGGTGAAGAAGGCCACGAAGTACTGCGTGGAGGAGTACGCGTCCTCGTGGGCGCTGGTGGGCGTCACCTGCACGTTGGTGTAGCGCGCGGCGACGATGCGCGGGACTCGCTGGGCTTCTTGGATTGCGCCATCGGCCCAGCGACGCGGAGGGAGGTTGGAGCCATGGAGCTTCGCCTCGCCCGCGTCACCGACCTCCAGCGTGTCGCCCTTCTCGAGGAAGCGCAGCCCTCCGCCGAAATACTCGAGCACGGCGGGGCCGGTGGCGGTGAGTGTCACGTCGCCGAGGAGCTGGGCGCCCACGGCGACGGTGCGCTGCTCCTTGCCTTCGATGCGCAGGACAGGAGCCCCCGCCGCGAGCAGCCCGGCGATGGGCTTGTCCGAGCGCTCCTTGCAGGAAGTGACGAGGCTCGCGAGTCCGGCCGCGAGCAGACATCCCACGAGGCGCTGCGCCATGTCCGGTTTCCTTCCTGAAGGCACGGGCTCAGACGATCCAACCACCACCCAGCACGCGGTCCTGAGCGTAGACCACCGCCGCCTGACCGGGCGTGACCGCACGCGCTGGGGCATCCAGCTTCACCGAAACGAGCCCGTGAGGGGAAATCTCCACCCGGCCCTGGGCACCTGCGTGACGGTGGCGGATGCGGACCTCGACGGGGGTCTCGGGGGACGGGGGCGAGTCGACCCAGTGAGGTTGGAGCAGGCCGAAGCGATCTCTCCCGGTGTCCTCAGCGCTGCCGACGACGACGCGGTGGGTCTCCGGCTCCAGGCGCTGGACGTACCGCACCTGTCCTCCGCCGAGGTTGAGGCCCTTGCGCTGCCCCACCGTGTAGCGGTGGATGCCCTGGTGGACGCCGAGCACCTGCCCATCACTGTCGACAATCTCGCCCGAGGGCTGGGGGCCGGCGACCTTCTCCACGAAGCCCGCGTAGTCGCCGTCGGGCACGAAGCAGATCTCCATGCTCTCGGGCTTGTGACTGGTAGGGAGGTTGTGGCGCTCGGCGACAGCGCGGACCTCCGCCTTGGTCATGTGGCCCACGGGGAAGTGGATGTCGCGCAGCTCGTCCTGGCCGAGCGTGAAGAGGAAGTAGCTCTGGTCCTTCGCGGCGTCCACGCCACGGCGGAGGACGTAGCGGCCGTCGGTCTGCTCGACGCGGGCGTAGTGGCCGGTGGCGAGCTGTGCGCCAAGCGCTCGGGCCCGCTTGAGGAGGAAGTTGAACTTCACGTCGCGGTTGCAGGCCACGCACGGGATGGGCGTCTTTCCGCCGAGGTAGGACTGGACGAACGGGTTGACGACGCGGTCCTGGAAGATCTCCTCGGCGTTGGCGACGTAGTACGGGATGCCGAGCGCCTGGGCGACCGCGCGTGCGTCGTCGATGTCGTCGGGACTGCAGCAGCTTCCGCACTTGGCCTTGCCCTCGTAGGACCAGACGCGGAGGGTGATGCCGATGACCTCATGGCCCTGCTCCTTGAGCAAGGCAGCCGCGGCCGAGGAATCCACCCCACCGCTCATTGCAACGACGACTCGCATGGTGCCCCTTCCTACACGCCTGGACGCCCGGGCG
This window contains:
- a CDS encoding cupin domain-containing protein — its product is MTTTRRVEKPWGHELIWAHTERYVGKLLHVKQGHKLSLQYHNQKDETIHVQSGRLLFVVDEGQGLIEREMNPGESYHIKPLTKHRMVAITDCDILEVSTPELDDVVRLEDSYGRTGTSKP
- a CDS encoding integration host factor subunit beta, which produces MTRSELIERIAERAPHVPRRELEAIVHAVFDGMAEALVAGKRIELRGFGVFSLRTRRARTGRNPKTGQPVSVPERRTLTFSAGKELRARLNAPAPRQEPVGAVLPTVALASAPRTETSTSLVS
- a CDS encoding SPOR domain-containing protein, which codes for MRDAHRMKEKFDVSLDNRQIVSLLIAGIVVLGAVFVLGVVVGKKLAGDAQTASAPDLLSALDANAQALQAVQKEPHLTFQDELTRKAAAEPVAAPKPATVKPAAEKPAPKPPEPVKTAALAPTPDPDTGELPPEEPTEEPVAAAPKPAAEKPAPAPEKPAATEKPTAVAVKPAAVSGKVEAAPVPTRTTQKEGGGLKEAIARATAQPPDSAVKGGAFTLQLSAFQDKQEADRFVARLRDRGYAPYIVSAEVVGKGTWYRVRMGTFASKDAAARYLSDFKRETQLDAFVAGTN